In the Clostridiales bacterium genome, TCCTTTACATTATTATAAGATATATCTTGCGCTATTTTTCTTAAAACGCCATAATTTTTTGTAAATTGGCCTTTTTCCGATATTTCGCCGATATAATTGCACAAAATCCGTCTAAAGTAGTCGTGGCGAACATAAGACAAAAAGCTCCTGCTGTCCGTAAGCATTCCAACGCTTGAAGACAGCAACGACATGTTGGAAACAGCCTTAAAAAATTCCATAATGCCATCTAGGTTGTCGTTAAACCACCACGCCACGCCGGGTTGGACCTTGCCCTTGATGCCGCCGCCCGCAAAATTTCCGGCAAAGGTTATTATTTTAGCGTTGTCCGCGGGGTTTAGGTTGAAAATGACAGTCTTGCCTATATTTTGTATGTTGTTAAAGACTAATTTTAGCCCGCTTAAATATTGCTTTTCTGAAATGCTGTCAAAGCCCGAATCGCAACCTAAAATATCAAACATCTTTCCATTGTTGTTGCGCATCGGCCCTAAGTGGATTTGGACGATAAGGTTGTTTTGGTAGCATTGGTCCAGCAAGAAACTCAATTTTTCAATAGTGTCGTCGTCGTTTTCGTCTATGTATTCAAGCCCGATGTCCGAGGATACGCAACCAGCCTGAATAAATCGTTCAAGCAACGGGTTAAAAATTTGCTCAATTTCGCTTAGACTCTTTTTGACCAAGCTGTCCAATCTTATTATAGGACTGATAGAAGTATTTAAATTGAGGTCTTTTACTTTTTCGTATAAGCTAAGGTCGCAATTTAGGGCATCTTCCACAATGCAGACTTTTTCCACATTGGATAATTGCAATATTTTTTGGGGGGTTAATTGTTTTTGGGCTATATTTTGGTTCGCCTTTTGGTAAATTATATTTATATTTTCCAGGAGCAATTCGTCGTCAACATCAAAATATTTGCTAAGCTCCATTTTGCTCCAATGGTATAACGGCGAGCCTATCGCGTAAACGAGCGTTTGCATATATTTTTCAAATTTTTGGCTATCAGGGGCGTCGCCCGTTATGTAATGCTCTTCAACGCCCGCCATTCGCATAAGACGCCATTTGTAATGGTCCGAACTCAGCCATAATTGGCTGATATTTTCAAAAGGCTTATTTTCCAAAATATCGCCGACGCTCAAATGACAGTGGTAGTCTATTATAGGCAAATCTTTTACATCATTGTATAACGACACGGCAGTTTGATTATACAGCAAAAAATCCTTAGTCATAAGCAATGTTTAGCTCCAAGTTAATTATCTGGCTTTTTTTTAAAAAAAACAATTATTTTATTTGCGGTATTGGGGAGGGATTTGGATAGCGTTCGCCGAAGGCGCGGCTTTGGTCTTTTCTTTTCTGCCCCATATCCTGTTATAGATTTTGTCCATTATGTTTTCTTTTTGGGTTTTTGCCGCGTCTTGAACATACTCGGCCGGCACTTGGTCTATGGTTTGCCATGTTTTCATCGCTTCTTCTTTGGGCATGCCTCCGGCTATCGCGGCTTTTCTAACGGCGTTGACAGCTTGTATTTCCCTTAGCTTTTCGCCGCTTAGTCTGTAAAAATACATGCAAATAAGAGTGACAATCCAAGCTATCATGGGCAGCAAACAAAAACAAATTATGGCAGACAGCTTGACGCCCGTATAGTCAAAATTAGTCAAGTCAAGGCCCGTGCTGGGCAACTTGCCGTTGAGGGCGGGTATTATTGAAACCGTGAACACGCTTATTAATAATGTCGCGAAGGACGATACAAGCTTGTCAATCAAAGAAAACAGCGTTCCCATAATGCCCGGCACATATCTTCCCGAACGGTATGTCTCGTAATCCGTGCAATCGGCAATCATAGGTATGCACATTTCAGAACATAAATTATAAGCGCCGTATCCGCAGCCAAAAAGCACAATCCAGATTATAGTTATTAGATTGGTTTTAAAATAAATGCTGCCGTCATCTCGCCAATGAATCAATGAAAGATGGGTAGCGCTGTTGTTAGGATCCCAGACGCTAAGCAACACAACCAATCCTATATAAAACAAAAACGCTATCGCCGTGTATTGAGTTACGGCGCGTTTTTGGCCTTTTTGGCCGGCTGTTTTTGTTCCGATAAAAAAGAAAATTGCCATAAAAACAAACGATAAGGCATACATAGGAAGATACAAACCGTTGTAACTGCCCATCATTATATAATAAACCAAGATTGCGACCGTGCCCGATGTCGCGATAGTGGATGCCAATTTATTGCATCCGGCCGAAAGGACGAGCCATAGTATTTGTTTGTTATGTTTAATTAAATCTATATAATCCCTAAATTTTGCGGGTTCGCCTTGGGCGTCAATGCCCCAATATTCGGGCCTGTCTTTTTTCCAAATGGCTATTAACGCCAATACTGTGTAAAACGCCGAAACCAAAACCACTATGGGCACCAAAATATTATAAAACTGGGGATTATATTGGGCGCCAAAACCGTTTTCGGCGTCAACAGGCTTAATAAATATAGGCAACAGGCCGTTGCCTATTAAGTTTACCAAGACAATAGAGCCTATCATGCCCAGCATGTTCCATATGACAAATTGGGAGCGCTGTTTGGGGTCGTTGGTTATGCATGTTTGTCCCGCCTTGGTGCAGGCGCATTGGCAGGTGTAGCCTAAGACCCAAACCACATAGCACAATATAAATAATGTCCAGCGCAGCCAGCTTGCTTGGATAGGCCTTATAAGGAAAAACATCGCCAAAATGGACAAAGCCATCATGATGTTGCCAACAATCATATAAGGCCTGAATTTGCCCAATTTCCCGTTGGTTTTGTCAATCATCGCGCCGACTATGGGGTCGGTTATCCCGTCAAAAATTCTCATAGCGGTTACGACCCAAGATAGCGCTATGGTAAGAGCGGCCATCGCCGCGGCGCTCAAAACGCCGCCCACAAAACTTCCGCTGAGATAATAACCGCCGTAATATGTGATAAATGTCAACAACGCGAAATAGCAATTGGTTGCCGCGTTGTTAAAGGGGAAAAGGATTATTTGATACCTTTTTCCTATGTTGGTT is a window encoding:
- a CDS encoding glucuronate isomerase, with the protein product MTKDFLLYNQTAVSLYNDVKDLPIIDYHCHLSVGDILENKPFENISQLWLSSDHYKWRLMRMAGVEEHYITGDAPDSQKFEKYMQTLVYAIGSPLYHWSKMELSKYFDVDDELLLENINIIYQKANQNIAQKQLTPQKILQLSNVEKVCIVEDALNCDLSLYEKVKDLNLNTSISPIIRLDSLVKKSLSEIEQIFNPLLERFIQAGCVSSDIGLEYIDENDDDTIEKLSFLLDQCYQNNLIVQIHLGPMRNNNGKMFDILGCDSGFDSISEKQYLSGLKLVFNNIQNIGKTVIFNLNPADNAKIITFAGNFAGGGIKGKVQPGVAWWFNDNLDGIMEFFKAVSNMSLLSSSVGMLTDSRSFLSYVRHDYFRRILCNYIGEISEKGQFTKNYGVLRKIAQDISYNNVKEFFNR
- a CDS encoding sugar transporter, with product MEQANTLQNQQSKSTNIGKRYQIILFPFNNAATNCYFALLTFITYYGGYYLSGSFVGGVLSAAAMAALTIALSWVVTAMRIFDGITDPIVGAMIDKTNGKLGKFRPYMIVGNIMMALSILAMFFLIRPIQASWLRWTLFILCYVVWVLGYTCQCACTKAGQTCITNDPKQRSQFVIWNMLGMIGSIVLVNLIGNGLLPIFIKPVDAENGFGAQYNPQFYNILVPIVVLVSAFYTVLALIAIWKKDRPEYWGIDAQGEPAKFRDYIDLIKHNKQILWLVLSAGCNKLASTIATSGTVAILVYYIMMGSYNGLYLPMYALSFVFMAIFFFIGTKTAGQKGQKRAVTQYTAIAFLFYIGLVVLLSVWDPNNSATHLSLIHWRDDGSIYFKTNLITIIWIVLFGCGYGAYNLCSEMCIPMIADCTDYETYRSGRYVPGIMGTLFSLIDKLVSSFATLLISVFTVSIIPALNGKLPSTGLDLTNFDYTGVKLSAIICFCLLPMIAWIVTLICMYFYRLSGEKLREIQAVNAVRKAAIAGGMPKEEAMKTWQTIDQVPAEYVQDAAKTQKENIMDKIYNRIWGRKEKTKAAPSANAIQIPPQYRK